A window of Vicinamibacteria bacterium genomic DNA:
CGTGGTAGCCGCGCTCGAAAGCCAGAAACTCCGCCTCGGTGAGCGCGAACCGGGGAGCGAGCAAACGTTCGATGGTCGGGTCGCTCGCCTCGTTCAGATAGAGGATCGTGCGATCCATCGCCCCGCTCCGCTCGAATCGACGAACGAAGCTGTGCGTCTCGCGGGCCGTGATCCCGATGGCGACGAAGACGACGGCGAATTGCTCGCCGCCGCGAGCGCGGACGTTCTCGGCGATGAAAGCAGCAAGCTCCATCGCCGGGAGCCCTGCGGCGGAGAAGATCGGGAGCTTCTGGCCGCGGACGAGCGTGTTCATGCCATCGATGGCGGAGATTCCCGTCTCGATGAAGTCGGTAGGACGAAGGCGGCGGGCAGGATTCACCGGCGCTCCCCAGATCGGCAGCACCGCCTCTCCCACGGCCGGTCCGAGTCCGTCGACGGGCTCGCCCACCCCATTGAAAGCACGGCCGAGAAGCTCGCGACCGACGACGGCCTTGGCGACGTCGCCGCTCAGGGTGACCTCGACTCGTGCGGGCGCGAGACCGTAAGTCTCTTCGAGTACCTGAATGACGGTGACGTCCTCGCCCGCGTCGATCACCTGGCCGCGCCAGGACGTGCCATCACGAGGAGAACGGATCGTGACCCACTCGCCCAGACGCACTCTCCGCGTCCGCTCGAGATAGAGGAGCGGACCGGATAGAGCCGAGGCCCCACGGTAGGTTCGCGCCATAGCGGTCACCGATCGGCCCCCATGTCGTCGATGGCCGTCCGCACCGCTTCGGCAAGAGCCTCGCTGTCCTCGGGCGCGGCGGTTCGCAGAGACACGAGTCCTTCCCAAACCCTCTCTCGCCGGAGCCGGTCGAATGGAACGCCGGACTCGACTGCTCCTTCGGCCTCGTGAAAGAACCTCAACACGAGAGAGGCAAGCCGATGGGTCTTCTCGACGCTCGAGCTCGCGTCGTGGGGATGGAATGCGTTCTGGC
This region includes:
- a CDS encoding V-type ATP synthase subunit B (produces ATP from ADP in the presence of a proton gradient across the membrane; the B subunit is part of the catalytic core of the ATP synthase complex), with the protein product MARTYRGASALSGPLLYLERTRRVRLGEWVTIRSPRDGTSWRGQVIDAGEDVTVIQVLEETYGLAPARVEVTLSGDVAKAVVGRELLGRAFNGVGEPVDGLGPAVGEAVLPIWGAPVNPARRLRPTDFIETGISAIDGMNTLVRGQKLPIFSAAGLPAMELAAFIAENVRARGGEQFAVVFVAIGITARETHSFVRRFERSGAMDRTILYLNEASDPTIERLLAPRFALTEAEFLAFERGYH